One genomic region from Zhongshania sp. R06B22 encodes:
- a CDS encoding AraC family transcriptional regulator — protein MGNIKTTLRPVAISKVMINFAINEGVDLETCLLGTAISEQQLNDGSALIEPEQEMRLIENLMLALPDIPVLGFRIGLCYNIATFGIWGFSLRTCRTLRDALQVALRFLPLSTAYCEITPFEQGGTFSLRMNPQAIPSHLRQFLLERDMAAGIILVKELSLNEIQSVVAEFIEPTSEDARFIESACAAKPTFQNTHNALTIPSKHLDKPLSTYDASLASMLTEQCSKQLRERQTGGTAEQVRQHILGDLGLTASLEDVASALALSSRTLRRKLDQEKTSFRGVVEEERKQMAFQLLTDSDMKIDELAAHLGYTDTRSFTRAFQRWSDCSPGHYRQSNKQH, from the coding sequence ATGGGCAATATAAAAACGACACTTAGGCCGGTGGCTATCAGCAAAGTAATGATTAATTTTGCGATTAACGAGGGGGTGGACCTAGAAACCTGCTTGCTCGGCACCGCTATTTCAGAGCAGCAGCTCAATGACGGCAGCGCCTTAATTGAGCCTGAACAGGAAATGCGGCTCATTGAAAATCTAATGTTGGCCTTACCAGACATACCGGTACTTGGCTTTAGAATTGGCCTTTGCTACAACATCGCTACCTTTGGTATCTGGGGATTTTCGCTTCGCACCTGCAGAACCTTGCGAGATGCATTGCAGGTCGCGCTGCGCTTCTTGCCACTAAGTACCGCCTATTGCGAGATTACCCCCTTTGAGCAAGGTGGCACTTTTAGTTTGCGAATGAACCCACAGGCTATTCCCTCCCACCTTCGCCAGTTTTTACTAGAGCGAGATATGGCGGCGGGTATCATCTTAGTCAAAGAGCTTAGCCTGAATGAGATTCAGTCAGTGGTGGCCGAGTTCATCGAGCCAACATCAGAAGATGCGCGCTTTATTGAAAGCGCCTGCGCGGCTAAACCGACATTTCAAAACACCCACAACGCCCTTACCATTCCCAGCAAACACCTCGATAAGCCTTTATCCACCTACGACGCCAGCCTAGCGAGCATGCTAACTGAACAATGCTCCAAGCAATTACGCGAGCGCCAAACTGGCGGCACCGCCGAGCAAGTTAGGCAGCACATATTGGGTGATTTAGGACTCACAGCATCACTCGAAGATGTGGCATCGGCACTAGCACTTTCAAGTCGCACCCTTAGACGCAAACTAGACCAAGAAAAAACCAGCTTTCGCGGCGTAGTTGAAGAGGAGCGCAAGCAAATGGCGTTTCAATTATTGACTGACAGCGACATGAAGATTGACGAACTCGCCGCTCATTTAGGGTATACCGACACCCGCAGCTTTACACGCGCATTTCAACGCTGGAGCGACTGCTCTCCTGGTCATTACCGGCAATCAAATAAGCAGCATTAG
- a CDS encoding carotenoid oxygenase family protein, producing MAISYKNTVKSSLKASHHPYLNGAWTPNFTEYTATEMEVIGKIPDDIDGVYIRNTENPVQESIGHYHPFDGDGMLHSMSFKDGKAEYRNRFVRTKGFDAEQEAGQALWAGIANRPSMSTRPGWGAQGGVKDASSTDVTVHAGEVVSTFWQCGDGYRLNPYTLEQLGTESWTPVDGISAHPKVDERSGEMLFFNYSIYPPYQHYGVIDSNNKLVHYTPVPLPGPRLPHDMAFSEHYSILADLPMFWDPEELKNGRYHAGYHPEMPTRFAILPRYGNAEDIQWFEASATYVLHWMNAYEEGDEIVLDGYFQDNPDPEPLAGLPKAAGKMMANLDINSFQSKLHRWRFNLKTGGVKEERLDDRPLEFGTINQQYAGRKHRYIYSVWGEPNWFLFSGMVKHDLQTGESWSLPFGEQRFGSEAPFVPRIDAKDEDDGYLVSFITDMKEDRSECVLIDAKDIEAGPVCRIILPHRISSGTHATWASGESIRKYQK from the coding sequence ATGGCTATAAGCTACAAAAACACCGTCAAATCCAGTTTAAAAGCTAGTCATCATCCCTATTTGAATGGCGCCTGGACACCCAATTTCACCGAGTACACTGCCACCGAGATGGAAGTTATCGGTAAGATTCCCGACGATATCGACGGTGTTTATATCCGCAACACCGAAAACCCCGTGCAAGAGTCTATCGGTCATTACCACCCTTTCGATGGCGATGGCATGCTTCACAGCATGTCTTTTAAAGACGGTAAGGCGGAATATCGAAATCGCTTTGTACGAACTAAGGGCTTTGATGCTGAGCAAGAGGCAGGGCAGGCGCTTTGGGCGGGCATTGCCAATCGTCCCAGCATGTCTACGCGACCCGGTTGGGGCGCCCAGGGCGGAGTGAAAGATGCCTCCTCAACTGATGTTACCGTTCACGCCGGCGAAGTGGTGTCGACCTTTTGGCAGTGCGGTGACGGTTACCGTTTAAATCCCTACACCCTTGAACAGTTGGGCACCGAAAGCTGGACGCCGGTAGACGGTATTTCCGCCCATCCAAAAGTCGATGAGCGCAGCGGCGAAATGTTGTTTTTTAATTACTCGATTTATCCGCCCTACCAGCACTACGGGGTGATCGACAGCAATAATAAACTAGTGCATTACACCCCCGTTCCCCTGCCGGGTCCGAGGCTTCCCCATGACATGGCATTCTCAGAACATTACTCGATACTCGCCGACTTACCCATGTTTTGGGATCCGGAAGAGCTAAAAAACGGACGCTACCACGCCGGCTATCACCCAGAGATGCCCACGCGATTTGCCATTCTGCCGCGCTACGGAAATGCCGAAGACATTCAATGGTTTGAAGCATCGGCCACCTATGTATTGCACTGGATGAATGCCTACGAGGAAGGTGATGAAATCGTCTTGGATGGCTATTTTCAAGATAATCCAGACCCAGAGCCACTTGCCGGATTACCAAAAGCGGCCGGTAAAATGATGGCTAATCTTGACATAAACTCCTTTCAGTCGAAGTTGCATCGCTGGCGTTTCAATCTAAAAACTGGCGGCGTAAAAGAAGAGCGACTCGATGACCGTCCACTAGAATTCGGTACTATCAATCAGCAGTATGCTGGCCGTAAGCACCGTTATATTTATTCGGTTTGGGGCGAGCCGAATTGGTTTTTATTCTCGGGCATGGTCAAACACGATCTGCAGACAGGTGAATCTTGGAGCTTGCCCTTTGGCGAACAACGCTTTGGCAGCGAAGCGCCGTTTGTGCCACGCATTGACGCCAAAGATGAAGATGACGGCTACCTAGTGAGCTTTATCACTGATATGAAAGAAGATCGCTCTGAATGTGTACTCATTGACGCCAAAGACATCGAAGCCGGGCCAGTGTGCCGAATTATCCTCCCCCACCGAATTAGCAGCGGTACCCACGCAACGTGGGCAAGCGGCGAGTCGATTCGCAAATACCAGAAGTAA
- a CDS encoding TonB-dependent receptor: MFKRLVSFALLLAAQDVLARGAPVLEEIIITAQKREENLQDVPISLVAISAQAMQDGNIDDMSDIAAVTPNLSVFSHPPLTSLRIRGLGSPFDKGFEQSAGLFLDGVYLGRLAFLDAAFLDVASVEVLRGPQGTLFGKNTISGAISIRSVQPSQDPEFMAEALTGDDDLEKYTLTGNIPLGDTAALRASTLVNKRDGTVYNTTLDRDEGGIDSRVGRLQLRWDILDWLDVTVAATDTNQEFRLGSFQIRAATDEQFALMQFYDPSVEKDTSNNQSAQDYPAMTYQTGNKFDIRFNASLWGHEFSWINALSSIKEQSLTDLDFSPIPLLFFLNGEDYEQLSSELRIVSPIGMFGGKLDYVAGAYVAQSDTTIKVIIDAAPTPADLASGLSATGGSLGGLASLLNPVTGDAPGERLLIDGYQESISSAVYAQATWHFNDSLSLTGGIRVSTETKDVDQTLQLFTAGTDLDGPVFTQVVTAEEYRLVDKRVDRDVSPKVSLNWLPSDDLTFYASAAKGFKSGGYSGSAVRAEIAEVEPESSSTYEIGAKTRLLDGAATLNAATFYTEFEDLQLTIFEGNVSRISNAAGAISKGAEVEAAYVTPWGVSGNVSLAYLDATFTDYANGPCPAGEDTPCDLSGKPLAFAPLWKSTFSVNYFHDLWALPVNILLGFDLLYEADKLLQSDQDPIDVQGEFATVNLRMRLADDNDRWSLQAFVRNASDEFVLDGGGDIPTLSGAHFGRSIAPRQLDIALRFKF; the protein is encoded by the coding sequence ATGTTTAAGCGACTGGTAAGTTTCGCCCTGCTGTTGGCAGCTCAAGATGTTTTAGCACGCGGCGCGCCGGTGTTGGAAGAGATCATCATTACCGCTCAAAAGCGCGAGGAAAACCTGCAAGATGTGCCCATTTCACTGGTCGCAATAAGCGCTCAAGCAATGCAGGACGGCAATATTGATGATATGTCTGACATTGCCGCCGTGACCCCCAACCTCAGTGTGTTTAGCCACCCACCCCTGACAAGTTTGCGGATTCGGGGTTTGGGTTCGCCATTCGATAAGGGCTTTGAGCAATCTGCAGGTCTATTTCTAGATGGCGTATATCTCGGGCGTCTGGCCTTTCTCGACGCCGCATTTTTAGACGTTGCCTCTGTTGAAGTGCTTCGCGGCCCGCAGGGCACATTGTTTGGTAAAAACACCATTTCGGGTGCCATCAGTATTCGTTCCGTACAGCCGTCGCAAGATCCAGAGTTTATGGCAGAGGCGCTGACCGGGGACGACGATCTGGAAAAATATACCCTCACCGGCAATATTCCCCTTGGCGATACCGCAGCGCTACGCGCTTCGACGCTGGTGAATAAACGCGATGGCACGGTTTATAACACCACCCTGGACCGCGATGAAGGCGGTATCGACTCTCGAGTGGGACGACTACAGCTGCGCTGGGATATTTTGGACTGGCTAGATGTGACAGTGGCGGCTACCGACACCAATCAAGAATTCCGCCTCGGCAGTTTTCAAATACGAGCCGCGACCGACGAACAATTTGCGCTTATGCAGTTCTACGACCCCAGTGTTGAAAAAGACACTAGCAATAATCAGAGCGCCCAAGATTATCCGGCGATGACTTATCAAACGGGCAATAAGTTTGATATCCGTTTTAACGCCTCGCTGTGGGGCCACGAATTCAGCTGGATAAACGCCTTGAGTTCTATCAAGGAGCAGTCATTAACGGATTTGGATTTTTCGCCAATACCCTTGCTGTTCTTTCTCAACGGAGAAGACTATGAGCAGCTAAGCAGTGAGCTGCGCATCGTGTCGCCTATCGGGATGTTCGGGGGCAAATTGGATTACGTAGCCGGCGCTTACGTGGCCCAGAGCGACACCACGATTAAAGTTATTATTGATGCCGCGCCAACGCCTGCTGACTTAGCGTCTGGTCTAAGCGCTACCGGCGGCAGCTTGGGTGGCCTGGCGTCACTTTTAAATCCAGTCACTGGCGATGCCCCGGGGGAGCGCCTATTGATTGACGGTTATCAAGAGAGCATCAGCTCGGCGGTTTACGCCCAGGCAACATGGCATTTTAACGACAGTCTGAGCTTAACCGGCGGTATCCGGGTCTCAACGGAAACCAAGGACGTAGATCAAACTCTACAACTATTCACCGCCGGCACAGACCTTGATGGGCCAGTTTTCACCCAAGTAGTGACTGCTGAGGAATATCGCTTGGTCGACAAGCGCGTGGATCGCGACGTTAGCCCCAAAGTATCGCTGAACTGGCTGCCTAGCGATGATCTAACGTTTTATGCGAGCGCGGCCAAAGGTTTTAAAAGCGGTGGCTACAGTGGCTCTGCCGTGCGCGCCGAGATTGCCGAAGTGGAACCTGAGTCTTCTAGCACCTATGAGATCGGCGCCAAGACCCGCTTGCTTGACGGTGCCGCAACGCTCAATGCAGCCACATTTTACACCGAGTTTGAAGACCTGCAGCTGACGATATTTGAGGGCAATGTCAGCCGTATCTCCAATGCTGCCGGTGCCATCTCAAAAGGCGCCGAGGTCGAGGCAGCGTATGTGACGCCATGGGGCGTGTCGGGTAATGTTTCACTCGCCTATCTGGACGCGACGTTTACTGACTACGCCAACGGTCCCTGCCCTGCCGGCGAAGACACCCCCTGCGATTTGAGCGGCAAACCCCTGGCTTTTGCGCCGCTATGGAAGTCGACATTCAGCGTCAATTACTTTCACGATCTGTGGGCTTTACCGGTCAATATACTGCTAGGTTTTGACTTGCTCTATGAAGCTGACAAGCTACTGCAGTCCGATCAAGATCCCATCGACGTTCAGGGTGAATTTGCGACGGTGAATCTCCGCATGCGCTTGGCAGATGATAATGACCGCTGGTCACTACAGGCTTTCGTACGCAATGCTAGCGACGAATTTGTCTTAGACGGCGGCGGTGATATTCCCACCTTATCCGGTGCCCACTTCGGAAGATCTATCGCACCGCGTCAATTAGATATTGCGCTGCGATTTAAATTCTAA
- a CDS encoding TonB-dependent receptor, with protein MRKPPNKTRLAICTGLLLVSIPAMAAPQLEEVIVTAQKRSASTQDTPIAITGMSEGALEKFGFSNANDISAQVPNMQVSGPYGEVQPIFSIRGVSMSDYSSNQASPIGVYNDEAYLGAVYTHGMSFFDVERLEVLRGPQGTLYGKNTTGGAINIVTKTPLIGDPTAFNLKQGVRNYNGHAGDYGVESTLIEDTLAARLAYSYSRRDGYFENALGGPDLSEQDFQAARLVVNWQLTDSTNMVLKYSTARNDALGSPSRNEPRGDLSKNPELVTALETSGVGVYDKPNNGFIDNTGYSRPAKNLDYYEVEDNFTGALVVNSDLLVNKIEYVADAYTLTAITSLADSDYSQAQNVDGSPDQLLEINWGVDTQAFSQDFRITTTFLEDFDLIAGAYYATEDMQLDNQYSLYETPPDTRAAATYPGVTGYYPYLLDFGVIDQKMDTEKTSAALYSQLRWNVTANLGIDFGLRYTDDKIDLTYLNISRLGYDGSPRGTYVPGNNTGVDNIFIPANVAGQSPLEPGLLLAEFLSGNIGLEELLLTAQTGYTHGPYTTDSATPLSAHEKEWTGKIGLDYRFNDELMIYTSYSRGFRAGNFNAGVYYEEREFENAYASPEFLDAYEFGFKADLWDRRARINSAFFYYDYTDQQFINVVGVSNFLENAGGSKIFGFESEMYFALTEKLTVQIGLGILKSEYTELELSNVQTVNNDDDVVDLAGNELISAPNISANISIDYDIFTNDYGYLSMNLNGNYQADQWYSAYNDKIGYDKIRQEGYGLYNARFTWFGSDDNYSIAVWGKNLTETKYDGYAINLQAGFGFDYFQQGAPRTYGLEATYKF; from the coding sequence ATGAGAAAACCCCCGAATAAGACCCGTTTAGCGATCTGCACTGGTCTACTTCTTGTTTCGATTCCGGCGATGGCGGCTCCTCAGCTAGAAGAGGTTATTGTCACCGCGCAGAAGCGTTCTGCTAGCACCCAGGATACGCCTATTGCAATAACCGGTATGTCCGAGGGCGCGCTGGAAAAGTTTGGCTTTTCTAATGCGAATGACATCTCCGCGCAGGTACCCAATATGCAAGTGAGTGGTCCCTACGGCGAGGTGCAGCCGATATTCTCGATTCGTGGCGTGAGCATGTCTGACTACAGCTCTAACCAAGCCAGCCCGATTGGGGTATATAACGATGAAGCCTATTTGGGCGCGGTATACACCCATGGCATGAGTTTTTTTGATGTCGAACGTTTAGAGGTGTTACGCGGTCCACAAGGCACTTTATACGGCAAAAATACCACAGGTGGTGCAATCAATATCGTCACCAAGACACCACTAATTGGCGATCCTACCGCATTTAATCTCAAACAAGGTGTGCGGAATTACAATGGTCACGCCGGTGATTACGGTGTGGAGAGCACGCTGATAGAAGATACCCTAGCGGCAAGATTGGCTTATTCTTATTCACGCAGGGATGGCTATTTTGAGAACGCTCTAGGTGGCCCCGACTTGTCGGAGCAAGATTTCCAGGCGGCGCGATTGGTGGTTAATTGGCAGCTGACAGACTCTACAAATATGGTGTTGAAGTACTCGACCGCCCGCAACGATGCTTTGGGTAGCCCAAGCCGCAATGAGCCTCGAGGGGATCTCTCTAAAAACCCAGAATTAGTGACAGCGCTAGAAACCTCGGGGGTGGGTGTTTACGATAAGCCTAATAATGGCTTTATCGATAATACGGGGTATTCTCGCCCCGCGAAGAACCTAGATTACTACGAGGTCGAAGACAACTTTACCGGTGCGCTGGTAGTTAATTCTGATCTACTAGTTAACAAGATCGAATATGTTGCCGACGCTTATACCCTGACTGCCATTACCTCCTTGGCAGACTCAGATTACTCGCAAGCGCAAAACGTCGATGGCAGCCCAGACCAGTTGTTGGAGATTAATTGGGGGGTCGATACACAGGCCTTCAGTCAGGATTTTCGAATTACGACCACTTTCTTAGAGGACTTTGATCTTATTGCCGGTGCGTATTATGCGACTGAGGACATGCAGTTAGATAATCAGTACAGCTTGTATGAGACTCCGCCAGATACACGGGCGGCTGCAACCTACCCCGGTGTGACAGGCTACTATCCCTACCTGCTAGATTTCGGCGTCATTGATCAGAAAATGGATACCGAAAAAACTAGTGCCGCGCTGTATTCACAGCTTCGTTGGAATGTCACTGCCAACTTGGGCATCGATTTTGGTCTTCGTTATACCGATGATAAAATTGATTTGACCTATTTAAATATCTCCCGACTAGGTTATGACGGTAGCCCGCGCGGAACCTATGTGCCCGGCAATAACACCGGCGTCGATAATATCTTTATACCCGCTAATGTCGCCGGTCAAAGTCCTCTGGAGCCGGGGCTATTATTGGCAGAGTTCCTCAGTGGCAATATCGGTCTGGAGGAGCTTCTGTTAACCGCCCAGACCGGCTATACCCACGGTCCATATACGACAGATTCTGCGACACCATTAAGTGCACATGAGAAAGAGTGGACGGGAAAAATCGGTCTAGATTACCGCTTTAATGACGAGCTAATGATATACACCAGTTACAGCCGTGGATTTAGGGCAGGTAACTTTAATGCCGGCGTTTACTATGAGGAGCGGGAATTTGAGAATGCCTACGCCTCACCGGAGTTTCTGGATGCCTACGAATTTGGCTTTAAAGCTGACTTATGGGATCGCCGTGCTCGTATAAACAGCGCCTTCTTTTACTACGACTATACCGATCAGCAATTCATTAATGTTGTCGGCGTCTCGAACTTTTTGGAAAATGCCGGTGGATCTAAGATCTTCGGTTTCGAATCGGAAATGTATTTCGCTCTCACTGAAAAGCTAACAGTACAAATCGGTCTGGGGATTTTAAAAAGCGAGTATACCGAGCTAGAACTCTCTAATGTTCAGACTGTAAATAATGATGACGATGTCGTTGATTTGGCCGGTAACGAATTGATTTCTGCGCCAAATATAAGCGCCAATATCTCCATTGATTACGATATTTTTACCAATGATTACGGCTATCTGAGTATGAACCTCAATGGTAATTACCAGGCTGATCAGTGGTATAGCGCTTATAACGACAAGATCGGTTATGACAAAATTCGTCAAGAAGGCTACGGCTTGTATAACGCGCGTTTCACTTGGTTTGGTAGTGATGACAATTACAGTATCGCGGTGTGGGGTAAAAATCTTACCGAAACAAAATATGATGGTTACGCGATTAATCTGCAAGCGGGATTTGGCTTTGATTACTTTCAACAGGGAGCGCCAAGAACCTACGGTTTAGAAGCGACCTATAAGTTTTAA
- a CDS encoding winged helix-turn-helix transcriptional regulator: MSNNHLVVNSAIAQGLDVIGDRWSLLILRDAFLGRRRFEEFRRYTGASKATLTRRLAALIEQGLMIKRSISPLSKRHEYLLSAKGAALFPASLLAWQWEQKWLADASTSLPDTLIHRGCQQAISPQAVCGGCEQTFSLDEIRLSPIAVQGIQHIEEIKSLSGQRRVRSPLVSETADTRLAGISDLIGDRWTLLILISAFFGMQRYDAFAKQLNIASNILSSRLNLLVDNGVLQRRSYQDSPPRHEYPLTAKGLSLFPIVIAMRQWAVEWEADATAVAGLLHSSCGALLSIKVKCGSCAEIIDRQDIDYVSRADNRK, translated from the coding sequence ATGAGCAACAATCATCTGGTTGTAAACAGCGCTATCGCCCAAGGATTAGACGTAATCGGTGATCGCTGGTCGCTATTGATTTTGCGTGATGCCTTTTTGGGCCGCCGTCGTTTTGAAGAATTTAGGCGTTACACCGGTGCCAGCAAAGCTACACTGACTCGACGTCTAGCGGCGTTAATCGAGCAGGGGCTGATGATCAAGCGCAGTATCTCGCCATTATCCAAACGCCATGAGTACCTTTTAAGTGCCAAGGGGGCAGCGCTATTCCCCGCGTCATTGCTCGCCTGGCAGTGGGAGCAGAAGTGGCTGGCCGATGCATCAACCAGCTTGCCTGACACCCTTATTCATCGAGGCTGCCAGCAAGCTATTTCACCGCAAGCGGTCTGCGGCGGCTGTGAGCAGACTTTCTCGCTAGATGAGATTCGCCTGTCACCAATAGCCGTTCAGGGTATTCAACACATTGAAGAGATTAAATCTTTAAGCGGTCAACGGCGGGTGAGATCGCCACTGGTGTCAGAAACTGCCGACACTCGTCTAGCGGGGATCAGTGATTTGATTGGCGATCGCTGGACCTTACTTATCTTGATATCCGCATTTTTTGGTATGCAGCGTTACGATGCGTTCGCAAAGCAGCTTAATATCGCCTCAAACATTTTAAGCTCACGCCTAAATCTCCTTGTCGACAATGGGGTATTACAACGTCGCAGCTATCAAGATTCACCGCCGCGCCATGAGTACCCTCTAACAGCAAAAGGCCTATCGCTTTTCCCGATTGTGATTGCCATGCGTCAATGGGCGGTAGAGTGGGAAGCGGATGCGACAGCCGTTGCCGGCCTGCTGCACAGTAGTTGCGGCGCACTACTAAGCATAAAAGTAAAATGCGGAAGCTGTGCTGAGATTATCGATCGCCAAGATATCGACTATGTATCACGGGCAGATAATCGAAAATAA
- a CDS encoding fatty acid desaturase family protein: protein MMQAELNKQALGAAKNYIGKTAWLTIALTFLVCNLFVLCIVLFANGLMPVWIATLLVGLLTYMSYTTLHEAVHGNIHGNNPKFRWINDLCGYLVAPIIGVPYNSHKHEHFTHHRFTNIEGKDPDFIISGMRTGLLGVLLTTFKFFYVQNSFFAKNNWHTAQLKERVTYCLEILFSIGWRVLTITLVERSGIAVVVLLGYFMGGFFTAYWFAYRPHFPYDNTQRYQNTSSLIMPTWMRPFEWIWLGQNLHSIHHLFPRVPFYRYHALHREIEPILRAQGTPIIGIWNRKPIDAEQS, encoded by the coding sequence ATGATGCAAGCAGAACTAAACAAGCAAGCCCTAGGTGCTGCAAAGAATTATATCGGAAAAACCGCTTGGTTAACGATAGCACTGACTTTTCTGGTCTGTAATCTCTTTGTGTTGTGTATTGTGCTCTTTGCCAATGGCTTGATGCCTGTATGGATTGCAACGCTGCTAGTCGGCCTGCTTACCTATATGTCGTATACAACCTTGCACGAAGCAGTGCACGGTAATATCCACGGTAATAACCCAAAGTTTCGCTGGATTAACGATCTCTGCGGCTATCTAGTTGCGCCAATAATTGGCGTGCCCTACAACTCGCATAAACATGAACACTTTACCCATCATCGCTTTACTAACATCGAGGGCAAGGATCCAGATTTTATTATTAGCGGTATGCGTACGGGCCTGCTCGGGGTATTGCTAACAACATTCAAATTTTTCTATGTTCAGAATAGCTTCTTCGCGAAGAACAACTGGCATACCGCGCAGTTAAAAGAGCGTGTTACCTATTGCCTTGAGATATTGTTTTCGATTGGTTGGCGGGTGTTGACCATTACCCTTGTGGAGCGCTCGGGTATCGCCGTCGTTGTACTGCTCGGTTATTTCATGGGTGGTTTCTTTACGGCCTATTGGTTTGCTTACCGCCCGCATTTTCCCTATGACAATACTCAGCGCTATCAGAATACCAGTAGCCTAATTATGCCAACCTGGATGCGGCCATTTGAATGGATTTGGCTGGGGCAAAATCTTCACTCTATTCACCATTTGTTTCCACGAGTGCCTTTTTATCGCTATCACGCGCTTCACCGAGAGATAGAACCAATACTCCGCGCTCAAGGCACACCGATTATTGGTATATGGAACAGAAAGCCAATCGACGCGGAGCAATCTTAA
- a CDS encoding DUF1295 domain-containing protein: MKRLLICTALIVLCLLIAGGLSYAGGDGGLDLGGYPVLLICAFIAFAIQWLAFIPAYIFQTEHYYDLTGSSTYVLIILLALFLSAGSEKGLDGRAILLTVLVVLWAARLGPFLFRRVKQAGKDGRFDQIKVSIPRFLLTWTLQGLWVFVTLIAALTAITSQHSEPLGVIALLGTLIWLLGFALEVVADAQKSAFNKRPENSGKFINIGLWRWSRHPNYFGEIVLWAGIALIALPVFQAWQWLSLISPVFVFLLLTRVSGVPLLEKRADAKWGGNANYESYKRDTPALMPRPPKRSV; the protein is encoded by the coding sequence ATGAAGAGACTATTAATCTGTACGGCGCTAATTGTGCTTTGCCTGCTAATTGCCGGGGGCTTGTCCTATGCTGGCGGTGACGGCGGTTTAGACTTGGGCGGCTATCCGGTGCTATTGATCTGCGCCTTTATTGCCTTTGCCATTCAATGGCTGGCGTTTATTCCAGCCTATATTTTTCAAACCGAACACTATTACGATCTTACCGGCAGCAGCACCTATGTGCTTATTATCTTACTGGCCCTGTTTCTCAGCGCGGGCTCTGAAAAAGGCCTTGATGGTCGCGCAATATTACTGACAGTACTGGTAGTACTTTGGGCTGCACGCCTTGGGCCGTTCCTGTTTCGGCGGGTTAAGCAGGCCGGTAAAGACGGTCGCTTTGACCAGATAAAAGTATCGATACCGCGTTTTTTATTAACCTGGACGCTACAGGGCTTATGGGTCTTCGTAACACTCATTGCGGCATTAACCGCTATTACCAGCCAGCACAGTGAACCGCTAGGTGTGATCGCCCTGCTGGGAACACTTATCTGGTTACTTGGCTTCGCCCTTGAAGTGGTTGCCGACGCGCAGAAGTCCGCCTTTAATAAACGTCCCGAAAATAGCGGCAAGTTCATTAATATCGGCTTGTGGCGCTGGTCTAGACACCCAAACTATTTTGGTGAAATTGTATTGTGGGCTGGCATTGCTTTGATTGCCTTGCCGGTATTTCAGGCTTGGCAGTGGCTCAGTCTCATTTCACCTGTCTTTGTATTCCTACTTCTGACCCGGGTCAGTGGCGTGCCCTTGCTGGAAAAGCGGGCCGACGCTAAGTGGGGAGGCAATGCAAATTATGAAAGTTACAAACGCGACACCCCAGCCCTAATGCCACGGCCACCCAAGCGCAGCGTATAA